From the genome of Spinacia oleracea cultivar Varoflay chromosome 2, BTI_SOV_V1, whole genome shotgun sequence, one region includes:
- the LOC110776720 gene encoding endochitinase A, producing the protein MSTLGPILAILVVAVACMSTTLLVTAQNCGCASGFCCSKFGYCGKTAEYCGEGCKQGPCTSGSTPTTPSGGGGGGGSVSSLVTESFFNGIVNQAASNCAGKNFYTRSAFLNALNSYPQFGTGGSADVTKREVAAMFAHYTHETGHFCYKEEIMKSAYCQPSAQYPCNPSKQYYGRGPIQISWNYNYIPAGKSIGFDGLNAPETVANDAVVAFKTGFWFWMNNVHSKINQGFGATIRAINGIECGGGNTAAVNARINYYKSYCNQLGVSPGDNLSC; encoded by the exons ATGAGCACCCTTGGACCAATCTTGGCCATTCTCGTGGTGGCGGTTGCTTGTATGTCAACCACCTTATTAGTTACAGCTCAAAACTGTGGTTGTGCCTCTGGTTTCTGCTGCAGTAAATTTGGTTACTGCGGTAAAACAGCTGAATACTGCGGTGAAGGGTGCAAACAAGGCCCTTGCACTTCTGGTTCAACTCCTACCACCccaagtggtggtggtggtggtggtggttcggtGTCGAGTTTGGTGACAGAGTCGTTCTTTAATGGGATTGTTAACCAAGCAGCATCAAACTGTGCTGGTAAAAACTTCTACACAAGGTCTGCTTTCTTGAATGCTCTAAATAGTTATCCTCAGTTCGGTACTGGTGGATCTGCTGATGTTACTAAGCGTGAAGTTGCTGCTATGTTTGCTCATTACACCCATGAAACTGGAC ACTTTTGCTATAAAGAGGAGATTATGAAATCAGCATACTGTCAACCGAGTGCACAATATCCATGTAATCCAAGCAAGCAATACTATGGCAGAGGACCAATTCAAATATCATGGAATTACAACTACATACCAGCTGGTAAAAGCATTGGATTTGACGGTTTAAATGCACCAGAAACAGTTGCAAATGATGCTGTTGTTGCATTCAAAACAGGATTCTGGTTTTGGATGAACAATGTTCATTCTAAGATTAACCAAGGTTTTGGTGCTACCATTCGAGCTATCAATGGAATCGAATGTGGTGGTGGAAACACAGCTGCTGTAAATGCTCGTATTAATTACTATAAAAGTTACTGTAATCAGCTTGGTGTTTCACCCGGGGATAACCTTTCTTGCTAA
- the LOC110776727 gene encoding uncharacterized protein → MSDNPYERVKGGRLSFKGGELASRSKAIDKKKKKKKSKHEEIQQQQQAGIILEEQQQPTTTLDTDSGEVVYTIDAARKMKYDDLFPVEAKKFGYDPVAAKSKSIEEALDDRVKKKADRYCK, encoded by the coding sequence ATGTCGGATAACCCATACGAGCGAGTGAAAGGAGGACGCTTAAGTTTCAAAGGCGGAGAATTAGCAAGCCGAAGCAAAGCCATcgacaaaaagaaaaagaagaagaaaagcaaACATGAAGaaattcaacaacaacaacaagctgGTATTATTCTCGAAGAACAACAACAGCCCACAACTACTCTTGATACTGATTCTGGAGAAGTTGTTTATACGATTGATGCTGCGAGGAAGATGAAATATGATGATCTTTTTCCTGTCGAGGCTAAAAAATTTGGGTATGATCCTGTTGCTGCTAAATCCAAATCTATTGAAGAAGCTCTTGATGATCGTGTCAAGAAGAAGGCTGATCGCTATTGTAAATAG
- the LOC110776719 gene encoding endochitinase PR4-like — protein MHKISFTHSLILLEQVKVVIRINWLPHPKSIVNTLNILLYDSCLLLFHFSYINQPISTHHSSHITHTLRNTQQLKMSSLPPMLATLVVVACLSSALVAAQNCGCAPGFCCSKYGYCGTSDAYCGKDCRQGPCTSGSTPSTPTPTPSGGGGSVSSLVTDSFFNGIVNQAGSGCAGKNFYTRSAFLSALNSYPQFGTVGSSDDRKREVAAMFAHYTHETGHFCYKEEIAKSTYCQSSAQFPCNPSKQYYGRGPIQISWNYNYIPAGRSIGFDGLNSPETVANDAVVAFKTGFWFWMNNVHSKITSGQGFGSTIRAINGMECGGGNTAAVNARVSYYTQYCQQIGVSPGNNLSC, from the exons ATGCATAAAATATCATTCACTCATTCACTCATACTCCTTGAACAAGTCAAAGTTGTCATTCGCATAAACTGGCTGCCCCATCCAAAGTCAATTGTCAACACTTTGAATATTTTACTATATGATTCATGTCTTcttctctttcatttttcttatatAAACCAACCCATTTCCACTCATCACTCATCACACATCACACACACACTCAGAAACACTCAACAACTAAAAATGTCTTCCCTCCCACCAATGCTCGCCACACTCGTGGTGGTTGCTTGTTTGTCAAGTGCCCTAGTCGCGGCTCAAAACTGTGGCTGTGCACCTGGTTTTTGCTGTAGTAAATATGGTTACTGTGGCACATCAGACGCCTACTGTGGCAAAGACTGCAGACAAGGCCCTTGTACTTCTGGTTCAACTCCCTCTACTCCCACCCCAACTCCaagcggtggtggtggttcggtCTCGAGTTTAGTGACCGACTCCTTCTTTAATGGGATCGTTAACCAAGCAGGCTCAGGCTGTGCTGGTAAGAACTTCTACACCAGGTCTGCTTTCCTGAGTGCTCTCAATAGCTATCCTCAGTTCGGCACTGTAGGATCCTCTGACGATAGGAAGCGTGAAGTTGCTGCCATGTTTGCTCATTACACCCATGAAACTGGAC ATTTTTGCTATAAAGAGGAGATTGCGAAATCAACCTACTGTCAATCCAGTGCACAATTCCCCTGTAATCCAAGCAAGCAATACTACGGCAGAGGACCAATTCAAATATCATGGAACTACAACTACATACCTGCAGGTAGAAGCATTGGATTTGACGGTTTGAATTCACCAGAAACTGTTGCAAACGACGCTGTTGTTGCCTTCAAGACAGGATTCTGGTTTTGGATGAACAATGTTCATTCTAAGATCACCTCTGGTCAAGGGTTTGGGTCAACCATTCGAGCTATCAATGGAATGGAATGTGGTGGAGGAAACACAGCTGCTGTCAATGCTCGTGTTAGTTACTATACTCAGTATTGTCAGCAGATTGGTGTTTCACCTGGAAATAACCTTTCTTGCTAA
- the LOC110776718 gene encoding endochitinase A-like encodes MSSLPPIIATIVVVVACLSSALVAAQNCGCAPGFCCSKFGYCGTTDAYCGKDCRQGPCTSGSTPSTPTPTPSGGGGSVSSLVTDSFFNGIVNQAGSGCAGKNFYTRSAFLSALNSYPQFGTVGSSDDRKREVAAMFAHYTHETGHFCYKEEIAKSTYCNTTQFPCNPSKQYYGRGPVQITWNYNYIPAGRSIGFDGLNSPETVANDAVVAFKTGFWFWMNNVHSRITSGQGFGSTIQAINGMECGGRNTAAVNARVSYYTQYCQQFGVSPGSNLSC; translated from the exons ATGTCTTCCCTCCCACCAATTATCGCCACAATAGTCGTTGTAGTTGCTTGTTTGTCAAGTGCCCTAGTCGCAGCTCAAAACTGTGGCTGTGCCCCCGGTTTTTGCTGCAGTAAATTTGGTTACTGTGGCACAACAGACGCCTACTGTGGCAAGGACTGCAGACAAGGCCCTTGCACTTCTGGTTCAACTCCCTCTACTCCCACCCCCACCccaagtggtggtggtggttcggtCTCGAGTTTGGTGACCGACTCCTTCTTCAATGGGATCGTTAACCAAGCAGGCTCAGGCTGTGCTGGTAAGAACTTCTACACCAGGTCTGCTTTCCTGAGTGCTCTCAATAGCTATCCTCAGTTCGGCACTGTAGGATCCTCCGACGATAGAAAGCGTGAAGTTGCTGCCATGTTCGCTCATTACACCCATGAAACTGGAC ATTTTTGCTATAAAGAGGAGATTGCAAAATCAACCTACTGTAACACTACACAATTTCCGTGTAATCCAAGCAAGCAATACTACGGAAGGGGGCCAGTTCAAATAACATGGAACTACAACTACATACCAGCAGGTAGAAGCATTGGATTCGACGGTTTGAATTCACCAGAAACAGTTGCCAATGATGCTGTTGTTGCCTTCAAGACAGGATTCTGGTTTTGGATGAACAATGTTCATTCTAGGATCACCTCTGGTCAAGGGTTTGGGTCAACCATTCAAGCTATCAATGGAATGGAATGTGGTGGAAGAAACACGGCTGCTGTCAATGCTCGTGTTAGTTACTATACTCAGTATTGTCAGCAGTTTGGTGTTTCACCTGGAAGTAACCTTTCTTGCTAA
- the LOC110776717 gene encoding mitochondrial carrier protein CoAc2, with product MAKKSEGGMSFDGVIGAMPVFAKELLAGGVAGGVAKTAVAPLERIKILFQTRQAEFKSIGLVGSFTKIARTEGILGFYRGNGASVARIVPYAALHYMAYEEYRRRILLSYPDVWKGPVLDLVAGSCAGGTAVLFTYPLDLVRTKLAYQVVGSSNSNVKGLIHQEQLYRGIRDCFSMTFKEAGWKGLYRGVAPSLYGIFPYAGLKFYFYEEMKSHVSEERKKDIMVKLTCGSVAGLLGQTFTYPLDVVRRQMQVERMSNVSNTKGTLHTLFAIARKQGWKHLFSGLSLNYLKVVPSVAIGFTVYDSMKLFLQVPSRDEAIIANHTNNHTSSLHS from the exons ATGGCGAAGAAGAGTGAGGGAGGAATGTCTTTCGATGGAGTCATTGGAGCCATGCCTGTTTTCGCCAAGGAGCTTCTCGCCGGTGGAGTTGCCGGCGGCGTCGCTAAAACTGCCGTAGCTCCTCTTGAACGAATCAAGATTCTTTTCCAG ACGAGACAAGCGGAATTCAAAAGTATTGGTTTAGTAGGTTCGTTTACTAAAATAGCTAGAACGGAGGGAATACTCGGTTTCTACAG AGGGAACGGGGCAAGTGTCGCACGGATAGTTCCTTATGCAGCACTGCATTACATGGCATATGAGGAGTACAGACGACGGATCCTTCTTTCTTATCCAGATGTCTGGAAAGGCCCTGTGCTTGACCTTGTTGCAGGGTCATGTGCAGGTGGAACTGCTGTTCTTTTTACATATCCTCTTGATTTAGTGCGTACAAAGTTGGCTTATCAG GTTGTTGGATCTTCCAATTCAAATGTTAAAGGGCTTATTCACCAAGAGCAATTGTACAGAGGAATTCGTGACTGCTTTTCCATGACATTTAAAGAAGCTGGTTGGAAAGGTCTTTACCGGGGAGTAG CACCGTCACTTTACGGAATATTTCCATATGCGGGATTAAAATTTTACTTCTATGAGGAGATGAAGAGCCATGTATCCGAGGAACGCAAAAAAGATATCATGGTGAAATTGACATGTGGCTCTGTAGCTGGATTATTGGGCCAAACCTTCACATATCCTCTTGACGTTGTTAGGCGGCAAATGCAG GTTGAGCGGATGTCTAATGTTAGTAATACAAAAGGAACTTTGCACACACTTTTTGCTATAGCTCGAAAACAAGGCTGGAAACATTTGTTCTCGGGGCTAAGTCTGAATTATTTGAAG GTTGTGCCCTCGGTTGCTATTGGCTTCACTGTGTATGATTCAATGAAGTTGTTCCTGCAAGTTCCCTCCCGAGATGAAGCCATTATTGCCAATCACACCAATAACCACACGTCGTCCCTTCATTCTTAA